The Cyprinus carpio isolate SPL01 chromosome A5, ASM1834038v1, whole genome shotgun sequence genome has a segment encoding these proteins:
- the ckap2l gene encoding cytoskeleton-associated protein 2-like, giving the protein METVTEEDASKLSKIELRKLKLAEYLDGKRQTERHPNPKRLSTAEGKEKCGTDIKEVKMSLDGSPPCPQKHTSEPSPSSQQGLQPPKLPRTSGCQINLMCRLKVTRPVNNNPDGNARETVLSKNTDLQPNSKFQTGSRHSRSYGPFREMERRSPLQLRSDRLRKLQEWRESRSITYKRPPMPVRLVRRKTVSALPQPYWTSMENEDEVHDIVSAVDRSLDDCIQLLQQGFPAERVRDVLSRVPMAQKFAKYWICQARLMEREGDLEVLAMFQEAIRVVREPVDELRSVVFEILKKRQSQGKVRLLTPKDSEAEETGVCDEEDGDDIIHTPKHISALISGARGDSSVVKYHQISATPGGKRSQRGAEAGQVDGHEIRFFTPVRRSVRIERSARRYPTALQEHEPCVTSLCELAGERQEEVKGQSSPVYVYRENEALADRVHVTLVYPEEDET; this is encoded by the exons ATGGAAACTGTGACGGAAGAAGACGCATCTAAACTATCTAAGATAG AGCTACGCAAACTGAAATTGGCAGAATACCTCGATGGCAAAAGGCAGACTGAAAGACACCCTAATCCAAAGAGGTTGTCT ACGGCTGAAGGAAAGGAGAAGTGTGGCACAGATATAAAAGAAGTGAAGATGTC TCTGGACGGGTCACCCCCCTGCCCTCAGAAGCACACATCCGAGCCCTCTCCATCCAGTCAACAAGGCCTTCAGCCTCCGAAATTACCGAGGACGAGCGGCTGTCAAATCAACCTCATGTGCCGATTGAAAGTCACAAGACCAGTTAATAACAACCCAGACGGAAATGCAAGAGAAACCGTGCTTTCTAAAAACACAG ATCTCCAGCCCAACTCCAAATTCCAGACTGGGTCCCGGCACTCAAGGAGTTACGGACCGTTCCGCGAGATGGAGCGCAGAAGCCCACTGCAGCTCAGGAGCGACCGACT GCGTAAGCTCCAGGAGTGGAGGGAGTCCAGGAGCATCACATATAAACGCCCCCCCATGCCTGTCCGGCTGGTCAGGAGGAAGACGGTTTCTGCTCTTCCTCAGCCCTACTGGACTTCTATGGAGAATGAAGATGAGGTTCATGACATTGTCTCCGCTGTGGACCGATCGCTGGATGACTGCATTCAATTATTACAGCAG GGTTTCCCGGCGGAGCGGGTCAGAGACGTGCTGTCTCGGGTGCCAATGGCACAGAAGTTTGCTAAATACTGGATCTGTCAGGCCAGACTGATGGAAAGAGAGGGAGACCTGGAGGTGCTGGCCATGTTTCAGGAGGCCATCCGTGTGGTCAGAGAG CCGGTGGATGAGCTGCGTTCTGTGGTTTTTGAGATCCTTAAAAAGAGACAGAGTCAAGGTAAA GTTCGTCTTCTGACGCCAAAAGACTCTGAGGCTGAAGAGACCGGAGTGTGTGATGAAGAGGACGGCGATGACATCATACACACCCCAAAACACATCAGTGCCCTCATATCTGGAGCGAGGGGAGACTCGTCTGTCGTCAAGTACCACCAGATCTCAGCCACCCCGGG GGGCAAAAGGAGTCAGCGAGGAGCAGAAGCAGGACAAGTGGACGGTCATGAGATCCGCTTCTTTACCCCGGTGCGCCGCTCGGTGCGGATCGAGAGAAGCGCTCGGCGTTATCCCACAGCGTTGCAGGAACACGAGCCCTGTGTGACCTCTCTCTGTGAGCTTGCAGGTGAGCGTCAggaagaggtcaaaggtcagagctCTCCTGTGTATGTGTACCGTGAGAACGAAGCGCTGGCAGACCGCGTTCACGTCACGCTCGTTTATCCAGAGGAGGATGAGACGTGA